The genomic window TTCCAATGCTAAAGCAAAAAGTTCATAAGGAGGTATAGTTTTCCCTTGATATGTACATCTAGTTAGTGCTTCAAAGGCATATATTTTTTTAGTTCGTATTGATACAATTGGTTGAAAATAGATTTCAACTAATTCTTTTTCTATTATTTCTCTTATCATTATCTTTACAACTTATTATGTTTATTTATACTTTATTATAGATAATTATTTATCTTTTAGCCATTATTTAATGGAAATTTTTTATACAACTGATAGTTTTAAATCGTTTTTAATAGATACTAAACATATTATTTTTTTAATACTTATTTTAAATAATAACATATAGACAAACTTATACATCTAACTAAATTGTATATTATACATACAATTTAAACTTAATTTTACATTAATATTATAACTATTAAATATATTTATAGATTAACATTATAAAATATCCTACTAAAAACTTAGTAAAACATAAAAATTAATAATTGAATACTTTATATACATTAAAATGTAAATTTAATATTTTTTACAGCTTATAATTACCCTATAAATTAAATGAGGAGATGGTTATGTCTTTAAAAGAATTAAAAGGTCAAGGTCACTGGCCAACACTGTTAGCTGCTTTTTTGTATTTTGACTTTAGTTTTATGGTTTGGACAATGATGGGTCCGTTAGCGACTGAAATTGCTGAATCATTAAAAGCTACTCAAAATTTTATTATGAGTGCAGATCAAAGTGCAACATTAGTTGCAGTTCCAGTTCTTGCTGGTGCAATTTTAAGAGTTGTATTAGGATTTTTTGTTGATAAAGTAGGAGCTAAAAAAACTGCATTAACATCACAATTTATTGTTGTTGTGGGTTTATTTTATGCTTATTATAAAGGTGCAACAATTACTTATGATGAGTTGTTAGCTGTTGCATTTATATTAGGTTTTGCAGGTGGTTCATTTGCAGTTGCACTTCCACAAGCTGGTCAATGGTATCCTCCAAAACTTCAAGGTGTTGTTTTAGGACTTGCGGGTGCTGGAAATATTGGAGTTGTAATTGACTTTATTTTTGCACCAAAAATTGCTGAAATTTGGGGATGGCAATCAGTATTTTTAGTGGGAGCTGTATTATCTTTATTCATTTTTGTTGTTTATATTTTCATGGCAAAAGATGCACCAGCTGATGTTTATAAATCAAATCCAAAAAAACTAAAAGATTATGGAAAACTATTAAAAGACAAAGATACTTGGTGGTTTAATCTGTTTTATTCTATTAGTTTTGGTGGATTTGTAGGATTTGCTGTGTATATGAAAGTTTTCTTAATGGGTACATATAAACCTGAAATGGCTGCATTTGGTCTTGATATTTTAACTGAACCAAATGTAATGGTAACAGCTGGATATTTTGGAGCTTTATGTATTTTTGCTGGTGCTGTTTTAAGACCAGTTGGTGGAGCAATTGCTGATAAATTAGGGGGAATTAAATCTTTATATTTCTTCTATGGTGTTGTTTGTTTATTATCAATTATTAGTGCTACATTTACTTTACCATTTGGTATAGCTATTGTGGTATTATTCTTAATTATGGCAAATCTTGGTATGGCGAATGGTGCAGTTTTCCAACTTGTTCCTCAAAGATTTGGAAAAGATATTGGAATTATGACAGGAATCATTGGATGTGCAGGCGGTCTTGGTGGAACTGCGATTATCAAAACTTTTGGTTGGTCAAAAGGTGTATTTGATGGATATGCAGCTGGATTTATAATTTTTGCTATTGTTGTATTTATTGCCATTTTAGGAATTTCACTTGTAAAAACAAGATGGAGAACTACTTGGGGAGTTCAAGCTGGCGGAAGAATCTAATTTTAATATATCAAAGGGGTGTTTAAATGAGTAAAAACAACATAAAAACTTCAGGCTTTTCTCTTGCTAAAAGAAAAGAGCTAACTGGTGATGATTTTTATGAAATTAAACAACTTGATGATATGACAATTGCAGTTGTTTGTGATGGAGTTGGAAGTGCGCAAGAAGGCGCACTTGCAGCCAAAAAAGTTACGCTTCATCTAATAAACAACTTTAAAAATCTTCCAAAAGCTTGGAGTATTGAAAAAGCTATAAAAGAGTTTATTACTTCAATCAATTCTATACTTTATGCCCAATCTATTCAAGAATATGAAAGACCTGAATATGCCACAACCGTAACAGTTTGTGTTATAAAAGGAAATCGTTTATATGGAGCAAATGCAGGTGATAGCAGAATTTATCTTTTAAGAGATAATAAATTAAATCAGCTTTCTTTTGACCATAATGAAGAGGGAATGGCAGATGTTTTATCAAATGCTGTTGGAATTAGTGAAAATATTGAGATATTTTATTTTGAAAATAATATTCAAAAAGATGACAAAATACTTCTATGTAGTGATGGTTTGTACTCTTTGATGAGTAATGACACCCTAAGTAAAAATATTCCAAATGGTGCGTACCAAATGGTAAAAAAAGCTAGTTCCTTAGTAAATGATAATCTTCCCGATGATACAACAGCCGTAGTTTTAGAAATTTTAGAAACAGATTATATTGAATCAATGAAAAATCTAAATCTTGAAATTCCTGAAAAACTAAAAAAAGGTGACATAATTGATGGTTATGAACTAACTCACTCTTTAATTCAAAACGATAGAACTTGGCTTTGCAAAAAAAACAACCAAGAATATGTAATAAAATTTGCACCCTACGAAGCAATAGAAAATGAAGAGATTTTAGATTTATATATAAAAGAAGCATGGAATGCAAAAAGATTAAAAGCTGGATTTTTCCCAAAATCTTTTATTCCAAAACATAGAAGTGCTAGATATTATTTAATGACAAAATTAGATGGGATTACCCTAAAACAATACTTAAAAAAAAGAAATTTATCTATTGATGAAGCAATAAATTTAGCAAAAACACTTGTTTCAATGAGTGAATATCTTTTAAAATTCAATCTTGTTCATGGTGATATAAAACCTGAAAATATAATAGTGATGGAAAGAGATGGAAAAAAAATCTTTAAAATAATAGATTTTGGTTCAATCACAGAAATCTTTTCAATCACAAATAAAGCAGGAACTCCCTCATATTTAGCTCCTGAGCGATTTACGGGAAGTGCAATAAATGAAAAAACAGAGATTTTTTCTATTGGAGTTACTTTATATGAAGCCTTAACTGGAAAATTTCCCTATGGAGAGATAGAGCCTTTTCAAAACCCTACTTTTGGAATTGCAAAAAAACCTCAAAAATTAAATAATAATATTCCCACTTGGTTTGAAAGTGTTATATTAAGAGCCATAAGTACAGATGAAAGTTTGAGGTATTCAAACTATTCTTATATGAGATTTGAACTTGAATATCCCCAAAAAGTAAAACCATTTTTTGAGAAAAAAACACCTTTACTAAAAAAAGATCCTTTGTTATTTTATAAAGTTGGATTTTATTTTTTATTAATTTTAAACTTCATTCTATTTTTAAAACTATCTTCTTAAAAAATAGTTTTAAATAGATATTTTTTTTGGCTTTCCAAAATAATAACCTTGAGAGTAATCAACTCCCATTTCATTTAAAATATTAAAAATTTCTTCATTTTCAACATATTCAGCAATTGTTATAATATTTTGTTTTTTCGCAAAAGAAACTATTGTTTCAACAATATTTCTACTATAAGCATCTTTAACAATATTTCGAACTAAACTTCCATCTATTTTCAAAATATCTGGTTCAAAGTCTAATAATCTCTCAAAATTTGAATATCCTGCACCAAAATCATCTATCGCAATTTTAACACCAAATTTTTTTACTTGTTTAATAAATTTTTTTATAACCGTAAAATCTCGAACAACTTCATCTTCTAGTAATTCAAAAACTACTCTTGAAGAATGCTCTTTGTACTCTTCTAAAAGTGAAAAAAGTTTTGTTCTTGTTTCTTCTTTTTCTATATCTAAAGATGAAAGATTTATTGAAATTTTTGTGCTTATATGTTCTAAAATTTTAAATGAATTCTCTAAAACACGCTCTGTTATTTTATTGTAATAACTTCCTTTTTTAGAAATATCTAAAAAAGCATAAGGAGATAAAACATTTCCCTCTTCGTCCACTAGACGAACTAAAGATTCGTATTTTTCTATTACTCTTGTTTTATTATTAATTATTGGTTGAAAATATGAAACTATTTTATAATTATCAAGGGCAATTTTCACCATTTTAATAATTTCCATATTTTTTTTAGCTTCTAAATGTTCTTTAATAGATGAATCATTTGCATACTTAATCAACATCTTTTTATCAATTGCTTCATCTAAACCACATTTAGCATCTTCATATAAATGCTCTTTTCCAAAAGAATAACTAACTATTATATTTAAGTCATACTCTATTTCATCAACTACTAAAATTGATTTTTTTATATTCTTTACAAAAATTTCCAGATATTCATTTATATTTGTTTTTGAAGATGTAAAATCAAAAAAATCAGATAAAAGGGCATATCTTCCATTTCCAATATTATAAATATCTTCAAAAATATAAGAGTTTGGTAAATAAGCCAACATATTAAATGCAAACATTTTTTCAATTTTATCTACTGTTAAAATATTATAAAATTTATCGAGAATATCAAAATTTTCAATTTGAATTAGAATTAATAAAAGTAAATTATTTGACTCAATTTTATCAATTAAATATTTTTTATCACTCATAATTGCACTTACATTACTTCTAATACTTACATATTCAAGAATATTATCTTCAGAGTCTAAAATTGGTTTGATTGTAGTTTTTATATAATAAGTTTTGCCAGTTTTTGATAAGTTTTTAATAACACCTGACCATTCAGATTTTTTGTCTTTAATTGTATCCCATAATTCTTTGTAAATTTCCTTTGAGTTATCAGGATGTCTTAAAATACTATGAGGTTTTCCTAGTAATTCTTCTTTTGTGTATTCAGAAATTTTACAAAAATTATCATTTACAAAAGTTATTACACCTCTTTTATCAGTTTTTGAAATAATAGAACTTTTATCTACTAAGTCTGTATATTGTTTTTGAATTCTTAGATTTTCTTTTTTTTTATTTTTTATCTCTTTTTTGTCTTTTAAATTTACTATTGACCTGTATAAAATTTCTAAGAAACTATTTTCATTAAAAGGAGGGATTAAATAACCATCTATTTTTAGTTCAATTGTCTTGAAAAAACTCTCTTTATTATCATTACTAGAATAGATAATTGTTAAAATATTTTTATTTATGTTTTTTATTTTTTCAATTAAATCAAAACCATTTAATCCTTTTATCTCAATATCTGTAATAATTATTGAAAATTTATTTTTATTAAATTCATTTAATGCCTCAAGACCATCATCAACTAATAAAACTTCATTAAAAAGATTTTTAAAATATTCTAAATTATTATTTTTTTCATTTTTATCTTTTACAACATAAAGTAGATTATGTTTTTTGCAAAAATAAGTAGACTCTTCTAACTTAATAGCATCCATTCTAGTCCTTGATTATTAAAGTTATAGTTATATCATAATTGAATATATAATTAACTTACTTTTAAATGATTAAATTATTTTTATCAAAATAACAAATTTATACTTTACATATCAAAATTAATAAAATTCATATTAATGCTAAAAAGTTCCAAATAATTGTATATATTTAAGACAATTCTTCTTAAATTTACATTAAATATTGCAGTATACTTATACATAAATTATACGATATGTTATGACAGGATTAAAAATGATTAAATCAGTTTGCGGTTATTGTGGTGTTGGATGCGGATTAGAATTTGAAGAAAATAAATTAATAGGTGACGTTGTATATCCCACAAATGAAGGAAAACTTTGCTCAAAAGGAGTTTCTGAATTAATAAGTATTCAAACGCCCTCAAGATTATTAAGACCAAAATCAAGAGATGATTTAACCCAAGAATTTAAAGAAACAACATGGAGTAATGCAATAAGTAAAATCGCAACTCAAATTGCAATTTCTCCAAAAGAAAAAGTAGGATTTTATCTATCAGGTCAGCTTTTAACGGAAGATTATTATATTGCCAATAAACTAATGAAAGGTTTTATTGGAACTAATAATGTAGATACAAACAGCCGAACTTGTATGTCAAGTGCCGTTGTTGCCTATAAAAAGTCTTTAGGAGCTGATTATGTTCCAGTTCGTATGAATGATGTCCATGATGCAAACTTACTTATTTTAGTTGGTGCAAATACAGCTGAAGCTCATGTTGTTTTTCATAATAGAATCAAAACTGCAAAAAAACAAGGTCTAAAAATCATTGTAATTGACCCACGATTTACAGATACAGCAAAAATAGCTGACTTATTTCTTCCAATAAAACCAGGAAGTGATATTGACTTTTGGAATTTAGTATCAAAAAGAATCATAGATGAGGGTTTAGTTGATGAAAAATTTGTAGAAGAACACGTAAATAACTATGACTTACTAAAAAACAAATTCAAAAGAGTTCCCGTTACAAAAATGCTAAAAAGAACAGGTTTAAGCACTGAGCAATTCGAAGAATTTTGGCAGCTCTACAAAGAGAATGAAAACATCATAACAGCATGGACCATGGGAATAAATCAATCATCTCAAGGTGTTGATAAAAATCTTGCTATTATAAATACTCACCTTTTAACTGGAAAAATATTCACAAAAGGAAATGGACCATTTTCACTAACTGGTCAACCAAATGCAATGGGAGGACGGGAAGTTGGCGGACTTTCAACAATACTTGCGGTTCATTTAGGATTTGAAAAAGAGTCCGTTGATAAAGTAAAAGAGTTTTGGAAAACAACAAAAGTTTCAAATATTCCAGGACTTACTGCCACTCAAATGCTTGAAGCAAATCTTGATGTTTTAATTATCTGTCACACAGACCCAATTTATCATCTTCCAAATAGAAATAAAATGGAAGAGTTAATGAAAAAAATCCCAATGGTTGTGGAAATAAATGCCTATGAAAATAGCGAGAGTGCAAAATTTGCCCACATCAGACTTCCAGCTGCTCCGTGGGGAGAAAAAGAGGGAACTCAAACAAATCTTGACCGAACAATTACAAAACAAGAAAAACTAACAAGAACTTCAATAGATTGTCTTCCTGATTGGGAAATTTTCCAACTAATAGCTCAAAGATTAGGATATAAAGAAGCCTTTAATTTTACGTCAACAAAAGAGATTTTTGAAGAGTATCAAGAGATGACAAAACTAAATCCACACCTAAATATTTATGAAGCTTCTTATGATAATCTATCAAAGGAACCATTTATTTGGGGAGAAAAAATCAGAGAAAATAGAGAGTTTCTAACAAAAGATAAAAGAGCAAATCTATTTTTTGTGGAAAATAAACTATTAAGCGAAAAAACAAACCTAAAATATCCCTTGACACTACTAACAGGAAGAACAAGAGACCAATGGCATACAGGAACAAAAACAAATCTTCCAAGAACTCTACTAAAATATAAAGAGCTAAATTTTTGCGAAATTCACCCAACAAACGCAAAACAGTTTGGAATCCAAGATGGAGATACAATAAAAATCTCATCAATTAGAGGAGAAATAGAATCAAAAGCAATTTTAACGCAAGATATAAGAATCGACACAATTTTTATGCCAATAAGTAATAGAGATATAAACTACCTAACACACGATTTATACGATAAAGACTCACTGCAACCTGATTATAATCATAGTGCTGTTAAGATTGAGAGGGTTTAAAGAAAATTAAATTTAGTATAAAATTTGTCTTTATTTACCTAGTATGCATTTAAAGAAATAAGTAATAACATATTTTTATTATTAATAACATATAGATTTTACATTATATGTAATATAATTATTAAAAATTGGAAAATAACTTATCACTACATAAAAGGAAATAAATGTCAAAGTTTGATGAAGAACAAATTAAAGGTAAACTAAAAGAATTAGAAAAATTTTATAATCAAATTAGAGATTATTATTCAATAAAAGAAGAATTAATAAAATCTGATGAAGAAGAATCTTTAAGAAATGTTTTCGAGAATGAGATAGCTTTAATAAAAAATAATGCAACTAAATCTTTAAGTATCTTAGAAAAGGCACAAGAAATTGATTCTTTTTTAAATGAAAACAACCGCTTCCAAAATGCAAAGAATTTACTTTCAGATGAAACTATAAATCAACTAGAAGATAATAAAGTAGCTATACAAGAAGCTTATACAAATATATTTGAGACTCAAAGCGGTAATCTAAGTGATGTATACAATGAAATGTATGAAAAAACGAAAAATGCTTATAATGATTTATTTGTTAATAAAACAGGTGAAAAAGTAAAAATTGAAATATTAAATGCACATATTGATAAATTTGAAGAGAAATATGCATCTATAATTTCTAATGAAAAATCAATAAGTAATGAAGTTGAAAATTTACATAAAGATTTTAAAACCAAGCAAACAGAATTAGATAAATTTTATAAAAAAATATTTGGAGATGAAGAAAAAGAAATTAACTCATTAAAAGACGAATTAGAGTTAAGATTATCTCAATTAAAAGAAACAGAAATAGAAGCAAGAAAAGTAATAAATTTATCAAGTGATGCGGGATTAGGTGGAGGATTTTTTCAAAAGGCTAAAGAAGCAAAAATAAATAAATATATAAGTTTAGGAGTTTTTGTATTTGTTTTGATTGTAATGGGATGTTTTAATTTTAATACAATTGATTTTAAAAACTTAAAAGAAATTGATTTAATTTCTATTACTGTAAGATTTATGATAAATGCTCCTTTTATTTGGATAGCAACCGTTGCAAATCTAAATTTAAATAAGTATGCTAGACTAGAGCAAGAGTATTCTCACAAAGAGTCATTAGCAAAATCTTTTGAAAGATACAAAACAGAAATAGAAAAACTTAACGATACAGAAACGGTAAAATCTAAAGAGTTATTAGTAGAGTTGATGACATTAAATTTAGAAGCTTTCAAACTCAACCCATCTTTAACTATGGATGGAGCAAAGAGTGATATGGATTTATTGGAAAAAATAAAAAGTATGAATTTAATATCTAAACCTTAATCTTCATAGATTAAAAGTTCATAGGATGGTATACTAATTTCTTTAAAATAAGTATACTGTTCCAAATCTTTATCCATAAATTTATTTTAATTTATAATAGCTAAGTCACTCTTAATTTGTTTTTTTTAGCCTTCAATTAAAGCCACCTTTTAGGCTCAGCCAAATAAAACCCTTGCAAAAAGTCAATATCTAAGGTTTTTAAAATATCAAAAACTTCTTTTGAATGTACATATTCAGCAACAGTTGTTGCATTTAACTCTTTTGCCATATTAACAATATTTTTTACTATAGTTTTTGATTCTAATAAGGTATCAATATTTTTTATTAAAGAACCATCAATTTTAATAATTTCTGGTTTCAGTTTCAAAATATTTTCCATACTTGAATATCCACTTCCAAAATCATCAATGGCTATTTTACAACCAAATTTTCTAACATATGTAGCAAAATCTTTTACAATATTAAAATCCTCAATAAAATCAGATTCAAGTATTTCAAATATAATATTTTCTGCTTTATGGAATGTTCTAACTTTTTTATAAATATATTCTCTAAAAGATTTATTTGCTATATCTTCATAACAAAGATTTATACTAAATTCTATATCTAAAGAACTAAATTGTTTAAAACTCTTTTTTATCATAATTCGCATCATTTTTTCATACAGCATTATTCTTTTAGCTGTTTGTAAAAATGCAAAAACAGAAAATACCTCTTTAGTTTTGGGATTGATTAATCTCATTAAAGATTCATATTTTTTTATCTCTAAAGTTTTTGTATCAAAAATTGCTTGAAAATATGGTTCAATAGATGAACTTTCAACTACATCTTTTAAAAATACAATATCACTTAAGAGTTTACTTTGTTCTTCATCTTTATATGCTATTGTTAAAATATCTAAATTAATATCTATTATTTTATCCACAGATTTTAATACTTCATATCTTTTTTCTTTAATTAAAATCTCTTTTAAAAATCCTCTTACATAACTAAATGCTGCATTAACATAATGAGCTGGTAAACCTATACGAACATGAATTTCACTAATCGTATGTAATTTCTTGAAATAGTTTTCATCATATAATCCACAAAAGAGATTTAGATACCAAAGTTCAATTCCTCTTTCATGTCTTGATAGAATTTCTTTATTATGTAAAAACATACGTGCATGGTCAAATTCAAATATAAACTCATAAAATCCACTTAATAATTCTTTGGTATAAATACGAGCAATACTTTCTAATTCTTTTAAA from Arcobacter venerupis includes these protein-coding regions:
- a CDS encoding MFS transporter — encoded protein: MSLKELKGQGHWPTLLAAFLYFDFSFMVWTMMGPLATEIAESLKATQNFIMSADQSATLVAVPVLAGAILRVVLGFFVDKVGAKKTALTSQFIVVVGLFYAYYKGATITYDELLAVAFILGFAGGSFAVALPQAGQWYPPKLQGVVLGLAGAGNIGVVIDFIFAPKIAEIWGWQSVFLVGAVLSLFIFVVYIFMAKDAPADVYKSNPKKLKDYGKLLKDKDTWWFNLFYSISFGGFVGFAVYMKVFLMGTYKPEMAAFGLDILTEPNVMVTAGYFGALCIFAGAVLRPVGGAIADKLGGIKSLYFFYGVVCLLSIISATFTLPFGIAIVVLFLIMANLGMANGAVFQLVPQRFGKDIGIMTGIIGCAGGLGGTAIIKTFGWSKGVFDGYAAGFIIFAIVVFIAILGISLVKTRWRTTWGVQAGGRI
- a CDS encoding bifunctional protein-serine/threonine kinase/phosphatase — translated: MSKNNIKTSGFSLAKRKELTGDDFYEIKQLDDMTIAVVCDGVGSAQEGALAAKKVTLHLINNFKNLPKAWSIEKAIKEFITSINSILYAQSIQEYERPEYATTVTVCVIKGNRLYGANAGDSRIYLLRDNKLNQLSFDHNEEGMADVLSNAVGISENIEIFYFENNIQKDDKILLCSDGLYSLMSNDTLSKNIPNGAYQMVKKASSLVNDNLPDDTTAVVLEILETDYIESMKNLNLEIPEKLKKGDIIDGYELTHSLIQNDRTWLCKKNNQEYVIKFAPYEAIENEEILDLYIKEAWNAKRLKAGFFPKSFIPKHRSARYYLMTKLDGITLKQYLKKRNLSIDEAINLAKTLVSMSEYLLKFNLVHGDIKPENIIVMERDGKKIFKIIDFGSITEIFSITNKAGTPSYLAPERFTGSAINEKTEIFSIGVTLYEALTGKFPYGEIEPFQNPTFGIAKKPQKLNNNIPTWFESVILRAISTDESLRYSNYSYMRFELEYPQKVKPFFEKKTPLLKKDPLLFYKVGFYFLLILNFILFLKLSS
- a CDS encoding EAL domain-containing protein, translated to MDAIKLEESTYFCKKHNLLYVVKDKNEKNNNLEYFKNLFNEVLLVDDGLEALNEFNKNKFSIIITDIEIKGLNGFDLIEKIKNINKNILTIIYSSNDNKESFFKTIELKIDGYLIPPFNENSFLEILYRSIVNLKDKKEIKNKKKENLRIQKQYTDLVDKSSIISKTDKRGVITFVNDNFCKISEYTKEELLGKPHSILRHPDNSKEIYKELWDTIKDKKSEWSGVIKNLSKTGKTYYIKTTIKPILDSEDNILEYVSIRSNVSAIMSDKKYLIDKIESNNLLLLILIQIENFDILDKFYNILTVDKIEKMFAFNMLAYLPNSYIFEDIYNIGNGRYALLSDFFDFTSSKTNINEYLEIFVKNIKKSILVVDEIEYDLNIIVSYSFGKEHLYEDAKCGLDEAIDKKMLIKYANDSSIKEHLEAKKNMEIIKMVKIALDNYKIVSYFQPIINNKTRVIEKYESLVRLVDEEGNVLSPYAFLDISKKGSYYNKITERVLENSFKILEHISTKISINLSSLDIEKEETRTKLFSLLEEYKEHSSRVVFELLEDEVVRDFTVIKKFIKQVKKFGVKIAIDDFGAGYSNFERLLDFEPDILKIDGSLVRNIVKDAYSRNIVETIVSFAKKQNIITIAEYVENEEIFNILNEMGVDYSQGYYFGKPKKISI
- a CDS encoding molybdopterin oxidoreductase family protein; amino-acid sequence: MIKSVCGYCGVGCGLEFEENKLIGDVVYPTNEGKLCSKGVSELISIQTPSRLLRPKSRDDLTQEFKETTWSNAISKIATQIAISPKEKVGFYLSGQLLTEDYYIANKLMKGFIGTNNVDTNSRTCMSSAVVAYKKSLGADYVPVRMNDVHDANLLILVGANTAEAHVVFHNRIKTAKKQGLKIIVIDPRFTDTAKIADLFLPIKPGSDIDFWNLVSKRIIDEGLVDEKFVEEHVNNYDLLKNKFKRVPVTKMLKRTGLSTEQFEEFWQLYKENENIITAWTMGINQSSQGVDKNLAIINTHLLTGKIFTKGNGPFSLTGQPNAMGGREVGGLSTILAVHLGFEKESVDKVKEFWKTTKVSNIPGLTATQMLEANLDVLIICHTDPIYHLPNRNKMEELMKKIPMVVEINAYENSESAKFAHIRLPAAPWGEKEGTQTNLDRTITKQEKLTRTSIDCLPDWEIFQLIAQRLGYKEAFNFTSTKEIFEEYQEMTKLNPHLNIYEASYDNLSKEPFIWGEKIRENREFLTKDKRANLFFVENKLLSEKTNLKYPLTLLTGRTRDQWHTGTKTNLPRTLLKYKELNFCEIHPTNAKQFGIQDGDTIKISSIRGEIESKAILTQDIRIDTIFMPISNRDINYLTHDLYDKDSLQPDYNHSAVKIERV
- a CDS encoding EAL domain-containing protein, whose translation is MDLSYKKLLKNYKFNEEDASSLKELESIARIYTKELLSGFYEFIFEFDHARMFLHNKEILSRHERGIELWYLNLFCGLYDENYFKKLHTISEIHVRIGLPAHYVNAAFSYVRGFLKEILIKEKRYEVLKSVDKIIDINLDILTIAYKDEEQSKLLSDIVFLKDVVESSSIEPYFQAIFDTKTLEIKKYESLMRLINPKTKEVFSVFAFLQTAKRIMLYEKMMRIMIKKSFKQFSSLDIEFSINLCYEDIANKSFREYIYKKVRTFHKAENIIFEILESDFIEDFNIVKDFATYVRKFGCKIAIDDFGSGYSSMENILKLKPEIIKIDGSLIKNIDTLLESKTIVKNIVNMAKELNATTVAEYVHSKEVFDILKTLDIDFLQGFYLAEPKRWL